A region of Vibrio chagasii DNA encodes the following proteins:
- a CDS encoding class I SAM-dependent methyltransferase, producing the protein MEASALPVFFEHIEQQLNEVPNELRRIFHGRGKFWPGLEQITCDWVDGQLLVNVFKEVDDAFLSSLKDGLLALTNKDIWQTKQGTSIVLQHRYADGAPSEVLWGELNDSPVVVEHGLKYQLDIGRNQNFGLFLDMRNGRQWVQDNAKGKNVLNLFAYTCGFSVAAIAGGARQCLNVDMSRGSLNKGRDNHRLNEHDMRSVNFLGYDIFKSWGKIKKGGPYELVIIDPPSFQKGSFALTKDYKKILRRLPELLTEGGEVIACVNSPAVSPNFLIETMAEEAPSVEFIERLDNPPEFVDVDLDSSLKVLRFRINTPADA; encoded by the coding sequence ATGGAAGCATCTGCTTTACCGGTATTTTTTGAACATATCGAACAACAGCTAAACGAAGTACCTAACGAGTTACGTCGTATTTTTCATGGTCGTGGTAAGTTTTGGCCTGGCCTAGAACAGATCACGTGTGATTGGGTCGACGGCCAATTATTGGTGAATGTGTTTAAAGAGGTTGATGACGCGTTTTTGTCATCGCTTAAAGACGGTTTACTAGCGCTGACCAACAAAGATATTTGGCAAACCAAGCAAGGTACCAGCATCGTGCTTCAACACCGTTATGCTGACGGCGCACCTTCGGAAGTGCTATGGGGTGAGCTTAACGACTCTCCAGTGGTTGTTGAGCATGGTCTTAAGTATCAGTTAGACATTGGCCGTAACCAGAACTTTGGTCTGTTCCTAGACATGCGTAATGGCCGTCAATGGGTGCAAGACAATGCCAAGGGTAAGAACGTACTTAACCTGTTCGCATACACTTGTGGCTTCTCTGTGGCTGCAATTGCGGGTGGCGCTCGTCAATGTTTGAACGTTGATATGTCGCGTGGCTCACTGAACAAGGGCCGTGATAACCACCGTTTGAACGAGCATGACATGCGCTCGGTGAATTTCCTTGGTTACGATATCTTTAAATCGTGGGGAAAAATCAAGAAGGGCGGTCCTTATGAGTTGGTTATTATCGACCCACCTTCGTTCCAAAAAGGCAGCTTCGCGCTGACTAAAGACTACAAAAAGATCTTACGTCGTTTGCCAGAGCTTCTAACGGAAGGTGGTGAAGTGATCGCGTGTGTGAACTCACCAGCAGTGTCACCTAACTTCCTTATCGAGACGATGGCAGAAGAAGCGCCAAGCGTTGAGTTTATTGAACGCTTAGACAACCCACCTGAGTTTGTGGATGTTGACCTTGATTCAAGCCTCAAAGTACTGAGATTTAGAATAAACACGCCTGCTGACGCTTAA
- a CDS encoding TIGR01621 family pseudouridine synthase — MFDILLNHSDFLLINKRPGVSVHKDDGDTMLLQEVAKAINEPKLYLVHRLDKMTSGILLLAKSSSAASELSQLFAKREVEKYYLAIGSKKPKKKQGLISGDMERSRRSSWKLLTTKENPAITQFLSAAAEPGERLLLCKPYTGRTHQIRVAMKSIGSAIVGDPIYNPSSEADRGYLHAFAIRFTYQSQAYQFVCDPRRLDSLGEKWHQETVSNGLEGWLEPWSLAWPKLNTK, encoded by the coding sequence ATGTTCGATATTCTTCTCAATCACTCTGATTTTTTACTCATCAATAAGCGCCCTGGAGTCAGCGTCCACAAAGACGACGGTGATACCATGCTGCTTCAAGAAGTCGCGAAGGCAATCAATGAGCCTAAGCTGTATCTCGTTCATCGTCTCGATAAAATGACTTCAGGCATTCTGTTGTTAGCCAAGAGTTCATCGGCTGCGAGTGAGCTTTCACAGTTATTTGCTAAGCGCGAAGTGGAGAAGTACTACTTGGCGATTGGCTCTAAGAAACCGAAGAAAAAACAGGGTTTGATTTCTGGGGATATGGAGCGGTCTCGACGCTCTAGCTGGAAACTCTTAACAACCAAAGAAAACCCAGCAATAACTCAATTTTTATCAGCAGCGGCAGAACCCGGTGAGCGACTTCTTTTATGCAAGCCCTATACAGGGCGCACGCACCAAATCCGCGTGGCGATGAAGTCGATAGGTTCAGCCATCGTTGGTGACCCAATTTATAATCCATCGAGTGAGGCCGACAGAGGTTATCTCCACGCCTTCGCGATTCGATTTACTTATCAATCACAAGCCTACCAATTTGTCTGTGACCCAAGGAGACTAGACTCTTTAGGCGAGAAGTGGCACCAAGAAACCGTATCTAATGGTTTGGAAGGTTGGCTTGAACCTTGGTCACTGGCGTGGCCAAAGCTAAACACTAAGTGA
- a CDS encoding methyl-accepting chemotaxis protein, protein MKLSVRKKLYAGFGSILAVLVTLVTIVWFEVIDAHKSADEIRMDDVPGTVTYLVLIDEAGDVYRDALGAITQVDNALNDYRTNKSEFAQAIEQAKRLESRGSEDHRRILRIEELMGRFTQEFESELVPKINDQSELLSNIQQLRSLYETNLIPIENLLDQASASERADTEQSLLILTDTFTTIERTIMVLSAIAIVFGCVIAYMLSSSITNRLTRVEQVARRVANGDLTAGDITDESGDELADLAGSINQMQKSLVDLLGSISSVTHEVQSVTGELSSISQDIVTGASAQADKANLIATAAEELSLTISEVAQQGTSTYEEARRSETSAEDGRNVIVEMVASIQQVSTQMSDMSLQMNTLGSHGEQIGSVIKVIEDIAEQTNLLALNAAIEAARAGEFGRGFAVVADEVRALAERTTKATQEVSGIIQSIQSGTQEAVTYTQDNCRLVEIGVEQSSGAVSALEAIVSGAGNVQSMVNSIATAAEEQTAVTKEIAADITAISDISEQSLQLATRSSENTSGLNGKVAELEALVGKFKLA, encoded by the coding sequence GTGAAATTATCTGTAAGAAAAAAGCTTTATGCTGGGTTTGGCTCAATTTTGGCGGTGCTTGTTACCTTAGTTACCATCGTTTGGTTTGAAGTCATTGATGCCCACAAAAGCGCAGATGAAATTAGAATGGACGATGTTCCAGGGACCGTTACCTACTTGGTACTGATTGATGAAGCGGGTGATGTATACCGAGATGCGCTGGGTGCAATTACTCAGGTTGATAACGCTCTGAATGACTACCGCACTAATAAGAGCGAGTTCGCTCAGGCTATTGAACAAGCAAAACGCTTGGAAAGTAGAGGCTCTGAAGATCATCGCCGTATTTTGCGTATTGAAGAGTTAATGGGACGCTTCACCCAAGAGTTTGAATCTGAGCTTGTGCCTAAGATCAATGATCAGTCTGAGCTATTATCCAACATTCAACAGCTGCGTTCTCTATACGAGACCAACTTGATACCCATTGAAAACTTACTGGATCAAGCATCTGCAAGTGAGCGAGCGGATACCGAGCAGTCGCTACTTATACTCACCGATACATTTACTACAATTGAACGCACTATTATGGTGTTGTCTGCGATTGCTATCGTCTTTGGTTGTGTGATTGCGTATATGTTGTCGAGTTCTATCACTAATCGCCTGACTCGCGTTGAACAAGTAGCACGCCGCGTGGCAAATGGTGATTTAACAGCGGGTGATATTACCGATGAGTCTGGTGATGAACTTGCTGATCTTGCTGGCTCGATTAACCAGATGCAGAAGTCGTTAGTGGACTTATTAGGTTCTATCTCTTCTGTGACGCACGAAGTTCAATCTGTTACGGGCGAACTATCTTCTATTAGTCAAGACATCGTCACGGGTGCTTCTGCTCAAGCTGACAAAGCGAACTTGATTGCGACGGCTGCTGAAGAGTTAAGCTTGACCATTTCAGAAGTGGCGCAGCAGGGCACGTCTACTTATGAAGAGGCGCGACGCTCTGAAACGTCTGCAGAAGATGGCCGCAACGTAATTGTCGAAATGGTGGCGAGTATTCAACAGGTGTCGACTCAAATGAGTGATATGTCACTGCAAATGAATACTTTGGGCTCTCACGGTGAACAGATTGGTAGCGTTATCAAAGTTATCGAAGACATTGCTGAGCAAACTAACCTATTGGCACTGAATGCGGCGATTGAGGCGGCACGTGCGGGTGAGTTTGGTCGTGGTTTTGCTGTGGTTGCAGATGAAGTGCGAGCGCTAGCTGAGAGAACAACCAAAGCGACACAAGAAGTGTCTGGTATTATTCAATCGATTCAGTCAGGTACTCAAGAAGCGGTGACTTATACCCAAGATAACTGCCGTTTGGTCGAGATTGGTGTTGAGCAAAGCTCTGGTGCTGTTTCTGCTCTAGAAGCGATTGTAAGCGGCGCAGGCAATGTACAAAGTATGGTTAACTCAATTGCTACTGCTGCAGAAGAGCAGACTGCTGTGACCAAAGAAATTGCTGCAGACATTACGGCGATCAGCGATATCTCTGAGCAATCCTTGCAACTGGCAACGCGTAGCTCAGAAAACACTTCAGGTTTGAACGGTAAAGTTGCGGAGCTAGAAGCCTTGGTCGGTAAGTTCAAGCTCGCTTAG
- a CDS encoding sodium-dependent transporter, protein MATSNTTTTPRDTWGSKLGFVMAAAGSAVGLGNIWKFPYTAGESGGGAFVAIYLFFVIFIGFSVMLTEFAIGRHTQKSAVGAFKSTDRRWTFAGVIGVVSGLLIMGFYPVVGGWSIAYIGKIAGGLLDAPEAIGDSFGGFISNPVQPLMWMGLYLLLNVVIVMKGISGGIEKAGKVLMPLLFLILIVVSIKGLTLPGSMAGLEFLFSPDFSKVDSNVILAALGQAFFSLSLGMGCMLTYGSYLKKKENLVQTTAMVTAMDTGVAILAGVAMFPAMFAFGMEPAAGPGLVFVVVPQLFAEMGGVIGLLFALMFFIGLSVAALTSSVSLLEVVVSYLIDEKGMKRVTAVLSASVVMAALCIFASLSLGGVGPTLFDTGAFDIFDLLTDKIFLAVGGMLVCIFAGWRLNRADLEKEITNDGEVSFPLFGLWYALVKYIIPVAIAIVAFMGISSGFDSGKGAIMLLGIGIIAGSALISKKL, encoded by the coding sequence GTGGCTACTAGTAATACAACCACAACACCCCGTGATACCTGGGGTTCGAAGTTAGGATTCGTAATGGCTGCAGCAGGTTCTGCTGTTGGCTTAGGTAACATTTGGAAATTCCCATACACAGCAGGCGAGAGTGGCGGTGGTGCATTCGTTGCAATTTACCTGTTTTTTGTAATTTTCATCGGTTTCAGTGTAATGCTGACTGAATTTGCTATTGGCCGTCATACGCAAAAATCAGCAGTAGGTGCATTTAAATCAACTGACCGTCGTTGGACGTTCGCTGGTGTTATTGGCGTAGTAAGTGGTCTACTTATCATGGGTTTCTACCCTGTAGTAGGTGGCTGGTCTATCGCATACATCGGTAAGATTGCTGGTGGTCTTCTAGACGCACCTGAAGCAATCGGTGACAGCTTCGGTGGTTTCATCTCTAACCCAGTTCAACCACTAATGTGGATGGGTCTATACCTACTTCTTAACGTTGTTATCGTTATGAAAGGTATCTCGGGCGGTATCGAGAAAGCGGGTAAGGTTCTAATGCCACTGCTATTCCTGATCCTTATCGTGGTATCGATCAAAGGTCTGACTCTTCCAGGTTCTATGGCTGGTCTTGAGTTCCTATTCAGCCCTGATTTCTCTAAGGTAGACAGCAACGTAATTCTAGCTGCACTTGGCCAAGCATTCTTCTCACTATCTCTTGGTATGGGTTGTATGTTGACTTACGGTTCTTACCTTAAGAAGAAAGAAAACCTAGTTCAAACTACCGCTATGGTTACAGCAATGGATACAGGTGTTGCTATCCTAGCTGGTGTTGCAATGTTCCCAGCAATGTTCGCATTCGGTATGGAACCAGCAGCAGGCCCTGGTCTAGTATTCGTTGTTGTTCCTCAGCTATTTGCTGAAATGGGCGGCGTAATTGGTCTTCTATTCGCACTTATGTTCTTCATCGGTCTAAGTGTTGCAGCTCTAACATCTTCTGTTTCTCTACTAGAGGTTGTGGTTTCTTACCTAATCGACGAGAAAGGCATGAAGCGTGTAACTGCAGTACTGTCTGCAAGTGTTGTAATGGCTGCGCTATGTATCTTCGCTTCTCTATCTCTAGGTGGCGTTGGTCCAACACTATTCGACACAGGCGCATTTGATATCTTCGACCTACTAACAGATAAGATCTTCCTAGCTGTTGGCGGTATGTTGGTATGTATCTTCGCTGGTTGGAGACTAAACCGTGCAGACCTAGAGAAAGAAATCACCAACGACGGTGAAGTATCTTTCCCACTATTCGGTCTATGGTACGCACTAGTTAAGTACATCATCCCAGTAGCTATCGCAATCGTTGCGTTCATGGGTATCTCTTCTGGCTTCGACAGCGGTAAAGGTGCAATCATGCTACTAGGTATTGGTATTATTGCTGGCTCTGCGCTTATCTCTAAGAAGCTATAA
- the cls gene encoding cardiolipin synthase, with protein sequence MEKLYHFLTLASVALYWVLVAGVTLRVVLKRRSVSVSLAWLMVIYIIPIVGVACYFLFGELNLGRKRAERAHRMFTPFGDWFRQLNDCQLHQPGKVGSPIHKIDELCNNRMGIPALSGNTLSLQSSPNEILHAIIEDIENAQTSIKMVFYIWHPGGLTDSVASALIRAAKRGVDVKVLLDSAGSPRFFKSHWLPMMEDAGVQVVQALEVSPWRIFLRRLDLRQHRKIIVIDETIAYTGSMNMVDPARFKQSSGVGQWIDVMVRVTGPTVNVLSAIHGWDWEVETGDRILPELPECSVEEAVTHHPVQVVPSGPGMPEYLILQVLTIAINQANHTVRITTPYFVPSADLLETLKMTAQRGVNVELIIPHNNDSLMVKWASRAFYTELLEAGVKIYEFYGGLLHTKSVVIDEEFCLIGTVNIDMRSLWLNFEVTLAVDDVHFTQNLSELQKSYIDSSHSVELEQWEQRSLRNRFFERLFYLFNPLL encoded by the coding sequence GTGGAAAAGCTCTACCATTTTTTAACTTTAGCCTCTGTCGCTTTGTACTGGGTCCTTGTAGCCGGTGTAACACTGCGTGTTGTACTAAAACGACGCTCTGTCAGCGTTTCTCTCGCCTGGCTTATGGTTATCTACATTATCCCAATTGTAGGTGTGGCTTGTTACTTCCTTTTTGGCGAGTTGAACCTCGGTAGAAAAAGGGCTGAACGCGCACATCGCATGTTTACTCCCTTTGGAGATTGGTTCCGTCAATTGAACGATTGCCAACTTCACCAACCAGGGAAAGTCGGCTCCCCTATCCATAAGATTGATGAGCTTTGTAACAATCGAATGGGCATTCCTGCGCTCAGTGGAAACACTCTATCCCTACAATCGTCACCAAACGAGATCCTACACGCAATTATTGAAGATATAGAAAATGCCCAAACCAGTATTAAGATGGTTTTCTATATTTGGCACCCAGGTGGCCTAACAGATTCAGTGGCCTCTGCTCTGATTCGCGCAGCAAAACGTGGTGTAGATGTTAAAGTTTTGCTCGATTCAGCGGGTAGCCCGCGCTTTTTCAAAAGCCATTGGCTACCAATGATGGAAGATGCCGGTGTGCAGGTTGTACAAGCACTGGAAGTAAGCCCTTGGCGTATTTTCTTGCGACGCCTTGATCTAAGGCAGCACCGTAAGATCATCGTGATAGATGAGACTATTGCCTACACTGGCTCGATGAACATGGTCGACCCTGCTCGTTTCAAACAAAGCTCAGGAGTCGGTCAGTGGATTGATGTCATGGTACGTGTGACAGGTCCAACCGTTAACGTACTCTCTGCAATCCATGGTTGGGACTGGGAAGTAGAAACCGGAGACCGCATTCTGCCTGAACTGCCTGAATGTTCTGTAGAAGAAGCGGTGACGCATCATCCCGTACAAGTTGTGCCATCGGGTCCAGGCATGCCGGAGTATTTAATCCTGCAGGTTCTGACTATTGCGATCAATCAAGCTAACCATACCGTGCGTATTACGACCCCTTACTTTGTGCCGAGTGCGGACTTATTAGAAACACTTAAAATGACTGCTCAACGTGGTGTCAACGTCGAACTCATCATTCCCCATAACAATGATTCATTGATGGTGAAATGGGCCTCTCGCGCTTTCTATACCGAATTGCTCGAAGCCGGAGTTAAAATCTACGAGTTCTATGGTGGCCTTCTTCATACCAAGTCGGTAGTCATCGATGAAGAGTTTTGCTTGATTGGAACGGTCAATATCGACATGCGAAGTTTATGGCTCAACTTTGAAGTGACGCTAGCGGTGGATGATGTGCATTTCACTCAGAACCTCTCTGAGCTGCAGAAATCTTACATCGATTCATCCCACTCTGTTGAATTAGAACAATGGGAGCAAAGAAGTTTACGCAACCGCTTCTTTGAAAGGCTGTTCTACCTGTTTAATCCTCTTCTGTAA
- a CDS encoding cystathionine beta-lyase, with protein sequence MSENKTTKLITAGRDKKWTNGVVNPPVQRASTVVFNSVEEKRKATINRANKTLFYGRRGTNTHFAFQDAMVEVEGGAGCALYPCGTAAISNAILSFVETGDHILMVDTCYEPTRDFCDTIMKKMGVETTYYEPTIGEGIKELIKPNTKVLFTESPGSITMEVQDVPTLARIAHDHDIIVMLDNTWAAGVNFSPFDFGVDISIQAATKYIVGHSDVMLGTTVANEKCWDQLREQSYLMGQCVSPDDAYLGLRGIRTLDVRLRQHAESSLKVAKWLETRPEVDHVRHPALESCPGHEFFKRDFTGGNGLFSFVLKNSNTQATTALLDGMKHFSMGYSWGGFESLILANEPSSFNSLRTVANPNFDGTLIRVHIGLEDVDDLIADLEAGLDRYSALV encoded by the coding sequence ATGTCCGAGAACAAAACCACTAAACTGATCACTGCCGGTCGTGATAAGAAGTGGACCAATGGTGTTGTTAACCCACCAGTACAGCGCGCTTCAACTGTCGTATTTAACTCAGTGGAAGAGAAGCGTAAAGCTACGATTAACCGCGCCAACAAGACCCTTTTTTATGGACGTCGTGGAACCAACACTCATTTTGCTTTCCAAGATGCGATGGTTGAGGTGGAAGGTGGCGCAGGCTGTGCACTCTACCCTTGTGGAACGGCAGCTATCTCTAATGCGATCCTTTCTTTTGTGGAAACAGGCGACCATATTCTGATGGTTGACACTTGCTACGAACCAACTCGCGATTTCTGTGACACCATCATGAAAAAGATGGGTGTAGAAACCACCTACTACGAGCCAACAATTGGCGAAGGTATCAAAGAGCTTATCAAGCCAAATACCAAGGTGTTATTTACCGAGTCTCCGGGTTCAATCACCATGGAAGTTCAGGATGTCCCAACACTCGCACGCATTGCTCACGACCATGACATCATAGTGATGTTAGACAACACATGGGCTGCTGGTGTTAATTTCTCTCCATTTGATTTTGGTGTTGATATCTCGATTCAAGCGGCGACTAAATACATCGTCGGCCACTCTGATGTGATGTTAGGTACTACCGTTGCCAACGAGAAGTGCTGGGACCAACTAAGAGAGCAAAGCTACTTAATGGGCCAATGTGTTTCACCAGATGACGCTTACCTTGGCCTACGCGGCATTCGTACCTTAGATGTACGACTACGCCAACATGCAGAAAGCAGTTTAAAAGTCGCGAAGTGGTTAGAAACTCGACCTGAAGTAGACCACGTTCGTCACCCTGCTCTTGAATCATGCCCTGGTCATGAATTCTTTAAACGAGATTTTACCGGTGGTAATGGCCTGTTCTCGTTTGTGCTAAAGAACTCGAATACACAAGCAACCACAGCGCTGCTTGATGGTATGAAACACTTCAGCATGGGTTACTCGTGGGGTGGATTTGAGAGCTTAATTCTCGCGAACGAGCCGAGCAGCTTTAACAGCCTAAGAACGGTAGCAAATCCAAACTTCGACGGTACTTTAATTCGTGTACATATCGGCTTAGAAGATGTTGATGATTTGATTGCAGACCTAGAGGCAGGATTAGATCGCTACAGCGCTCTAGTTTAG
- a CDS encoding winged helix-turn-helix domain-containing protein, producing the protein MKQQNYQICDASYDPLLRQFVREDGHVETIAPLEGKVFLFLLENVGECIERGLIFDRCWGNVIVSEQALTNVISKIRKTLSRVTCGCATIRTVSKTGYSLEIDESKKTSSNTQTAPQVDLGEAQSASVAAIVAKPAIQEESIAPADRASTTSQEPEENSSTITSDSEASNQVHGSVAPGLSSITSNKHAVKVGYIIAFICVLVTAFNLFQTYYKPTPYFIDKSEYRDSYTDNTNHYFFHIVHGDSYSLPAITEKLTSVIPSHCNVDVFVRIYPSVDQPESDALYMLVQRKDGEALNYGATIFNVETSFDSFAAHMEKRSYFCD; encoded by the coding sequence GTGAAACAACAAAACTACCAAATATGTGATGCTAGTTATGATCCCTTGCTTAGGCAGTTTGTGCGTGAAGATGGACACGTAGAAACTATCGCGCCACTTGAAGGTAAGGTCTTCCTATTCTTGCTTGAAAACGTTGGCGAGTGCATCGAACGAGGTCTGATATTTGATAGATGCTGGGGCAATGTGATTGTCTCGGAGCAAGCGCTTACCAATGTAATCTCAAAGATCAGAAAGACACTATCTAGGGTAACCTGTGGCTGCGCAACGATCCGCACTGTCAGTAAAACCGGCTATTCCCTTGAAATCGACGAGTCTAAAAAGACAAGTTCAAATACCCAAACTGCGCCTCAAGTAGACCTTGGTGAAGCCCAGTCTGCATCTGTAGCGGCTATAGTAGCGAAGCCTGCAATTCAAGAAGAGTCGATTGCACCAGCAGATAGAGCATCAACGACAAGCCAAGAGCCTGAAGAGAACTCGTCGACTATCACTTCGGACTCTGAGGCTTCAAATCAAGTGCACGGTTCGGTTGCACCTGGCTTATCAAGCATTACTAGCAATAAACACGCGGTAAAAGTGGGCTATATAATCGCATTTATTTGTGTTCTCGTTACCGCGTTCAACCTATTCCAAACTTACTATAAGCCAACGCCTTACTTTATAGATAAGTCGGAATATCGTGATAGTTATACAGACAATACTAACCACTACTTTTTCCATATTGTTCATGGAGATTCTTATTCGCTACCAGCGATAACAGAAAAGCTGACCAGTGTGATTCCTAGTCACTGCAATGTGGATGTGTTTGTTCGTATTTATCCATCTGTCGATCAACCAGAGAGCGATGCTTTGTACATGTTAGTTCAAAGGAAGGATGGCGAGGCTCTCAATTACGGGGCGACGATTTTCAATGTAGAGACGTCTTTTGACTCATTTGCAGCTCATATGGAAAAGAGGAGCTACTTTTGCGATTAA
- a CDS encoding DNA-3-methyladenine glycosylase I → MEANAAERTCAWALKHELERVYHDTEWGVPVYDDQVLFEFITLEGAQAGLSWITILKKREGYRAAFENYDLHKLAELDEDNVPNIIENFDVVKHKGKIASVYNNARAALELQKEFGSLSNALWQFVDNKVIDNQWTEMSQVPASTEQSKAMSKFLKKRGFKFVGETICYAFMQATGMVNDHMVCCPYK, encoded by the coding sequence ATGGAAGCGAATGCTGCGGAGAGAACTTGTGCATGGGCACTTAAACATGAACTTGAAAGGGTGTACCACGATACGGAATGGGGCGTTCCTGTCTATGATGATCAAGTGTTGTTTGAATTCATCACTCTAGAGGGAGCTCAAGCGGGTCTGAGTTGGATTACTATACTGAAAAAACGAGAAGGCTATCGCGCGGCATTTGAGAACTACGACTTACACAAATTAGCCGAACTCGATGAAGACAATGTACCCAATATCATTGAAAATTTTGATGTGGTTAAACATAAGGGCAAGATTGCTTCTGTGTACAATAATGCTCGTGCAGCGCTGGAGCTTCAAAAAGAATTCGGCTCTTTATCGAATGCTTTGTGGCAATTTGTCGATAATAAAGTTATCGATAATCAGTGGACAGAGATGTCACAAGTCCCTGCTTCTACTGAGCAATCTAAAGCTATGAGTAAGTTTTTAAAAAAGAGAGGCTTTAAGTTTGTAGGTGAAACAATCTGTTACGCGTTCATGCAAGCGACCGGTATGGTTAATGACCATATGGTGTGTTGTCCTTACAAATAA